GGTGAATGACCGAGCTGGGTCAGTGCAGGAATTATTTGTCACTCGCGGTTTCAACAACTTTTACCTACAAGCTGGAGGCTATATGGCCTTCGACCGTCCAAATAGTGGGATTGTGACTGTAAGGGTAGGAGTCAGCTTTATTAGCTCAGATCAAGCCTGCAAAACCGCTGAAGTGGAAGTGCCTGAACCGGAAAATGCCTTTGATGGTCTGCGCAAAATTGCCGAGACGGCATGGAAGGAAAAGCTCAGTCCTATCAAGATCAGGCCGGGTGGTGCTAGCAAAGACCTGATCGGCAGTTTCTGGAGTGGTATCTACCGAACCATGTTATCACCTCAAGATCTGACTGGGGAAAATCCACTATGGAAAAGTGATGAGCCATACTTCGACTCTTTCTACTGTCTATGGGACGCTTTTCGGGCGCAGCATCCCTTTCTCACAATCATTGACCCAACAACACAGTCGAAAATGGTCCGTAGCTTGCTGGATACCTTCAAGCACGAAGGATGGCTGCCCGACTGCCGCATGAGTCTCTGCAAAGGCTGGACACAGGGAGGTTCCAATGCCGATATTGTTCTCGCAGATGCCTACGTGAAGAACCTTACAGGTATTGACTGGGAACTTGCCTACAAAGCTATGGTCAACGATGCAGAGAACGAACCACTCGAATGGTCATATGAAGAGCGAGGTGGTCTGCAGAGCTGGAAACACCTCAACTACATCCCATATCTGGACTTCGACTATATAGGCTTTGGAACCAATTCACGGAGTATCTCGCGAACGCTAGAGTACTCGTATAATGACTACAGCCTATCAATTGTAGCCAAGGGCCTCGGCAAAAAGGATTACATCACCTATTTGTCTCGGTCTGGCAACTGGCAGAACTTGTACAAAGAAGACCAGATATCGCTGCTTGGGAATGGTACAGATACTGGctttactgggttctttcAGCCAAGGTACATTAATGGAACTTGGGGATATCAGGACCCGATTGCCTGCAGTGCGCTGGCGTCGTGGTGCTCTCTTACCTCGAACCCTTCAGAGACATTCGAGTCCAGTATCTGGGAGTACTTGTTGTGCGTATAATCTTCCCTGTCCGGGAAGCCTTCAATGCTAACCCTGGATAGTTTCGTCCCTCATGACATGGCAAAGTTGATCAAGATGGTCGGCGGCCCGAGGTCCTTCGTGTCTCGGTTGGATTATTTCCACACCTCTGGCTTGGCAGACATGGGCAATGAACCTGTCTTCTTGACCGTGTACGATTACCATTATGCTGGACGCCCTGGTCTGTCCGCCAGCCGAGTCCACGCTTACATCCCGTCTTCTTTCAACGCCACGCACAACGGGCTACCTGGGAACGACGACTCGGGAGCCATGGGTTCCTTCCTGGCATGGAGCTTGATGGGTCTCTTCCCGAACCCCGGTCAGGATGTGTATCTGATTATTCCTCCATTCTTTGAGGCCGTTGCAATCACTCACCCTGAAACCAATCAAACTGCTACCATTCGGAATGTCAACTTCGACCATACCTACAATAAGATATATATCCAGAGTGCAACGCTCAATGGGAAGCCTTACACCAAAAACTGGATCGGACACGAGTTTTTTACTCGGGGTATGACGCTGGAGCTGACACTCGGGGACAAAGAGAGCGGCTGGGGTACAGGCAAGGAGGACTTGCCCCCGAGTTTGAGTGATTCGGTTGCTGCAGTTGGAGATCACGATAGGACGTAGATAAGCATGAATCGAACACAACATTGTACTAGTCAGAAACCTCGCTCCCAACAACTGAAAATGCTATCTGGCAGTCTATCAACTCTTCTGTGCATCCAGGCCAAACCCTGCCACTTCAGAAGTAAAACCCCTGGAACACACCCCGATTTCGGTTTAGAGGGGTTGAGTCTTCGAGTCGGAGGCGTAGTATAATCAGCATAAATGAAATTTCACCGAGCAGGGAGACACGTTTTCCAAATCGTGTGATCTCTACTGATCAATCGTATGATACACACTTTGGAACTCTTTCTGGGCAAGTTATAGTTACTCGCGGCCCCGCACTATAGGAGGCCCGGCGAACCCTGACTAAGCTGCAACTTACCCCGGGCCCAAGTAGGTAACTCGTAGAATCCCCTTTATAGAAATCTCCTTTAACACTCATTTCTCAAAATCTCTCCTGAAATCTTCAATCTCGTATTCTGCACAGGAACATTCCCTGTTCACAAGTCCCAGGTGCTCCCGCGACCGGACGCTTGGCGACATTACTTTTTCCCTACCATCACCATCTGCTCGCAAACATGGCGAGCCGACAAATCACACGGCGCATTGTCACCAGCGCATCGATCGCACTAtgcctcatcttcttcctgtTTATTCGACCACAGGGGCCACCGAGTCCCGCCATCCGCGCCCCAGGCCACATCGACCACTCGGCACCGGCATCCGCACCGGGGATAACCATCCAAGATAGCACACTGAAGGGCGATGTGATAATGCCGAAACTAGGCAATGAGACTGTCAAGTAAGGTACTCCGAGAGAGACCCATTGGGCAGTACACGAGCGTGATGGGACAATTCGCTTACGGAAGTCGTGGCTTTTCAAGGGCTGAACTAGGTCGTGCGACTTGGAAGTACTTCCACACTGTGATGGCGCGGTTCCCCGAGACACCCACGGAAGACCAGAAAGAGGCGCTGCGCTCTTATATCTATCTGTTTGCTCGATTATATCCTTGGTAATGAGACTTTCCCAAATGCTCCACTTTTCTGGTGCGATTTTCTGTGGTGGATTGGAAGCTAACGGTCGATGACATCAGTGGAGAATGTGCGGAGCATTTCATGCAGCATTTGAGTAAGTATCCGCCTCAGGTTTCGTCGCGAAATGCAGCTTCGGGCTGGGCTTGCTTCGTTCATAACGAGGTCAATACCATGCTCGACAAGCCTGAGTTTGACTGCACCAATCTAGGGGAATTCTATGACTGCGGTTGCGGTGGGGATGAGAAGGAGGGTGAGCCCAAGGAGGTGTCGGCTGCTTCTCGGCCTGATACTGGGAAGGAGGGCACAGGGCAACATGATGGCCCTGCTGTGGAGATCTCGAAGGAAGAGTTAGTGCCTTCCCGCTGTGGCAAACTGCTTATGGCTGTTTGATTGCTAACTTGCGATTTAGGACAACTCGCGGTTGAAGGGATGAATCTCCGACTATTCTTTCGATTTCGGAGCTCCATCTATCTACTCCATACCCGGTACTTGGATGCTTTGGGTGTCGACACCTTGTCTCTCACGCTTATGGAGCTGGTCTCCCTTGTACAATAATATATCGTCAGTTGACTACGTCAATATCAATCAATATACCCTTGTTGCGTTCTGCATGTGGCCTTTGGCATAAAGGAAGGTGTGTTCCTAGGCCCATATCTAAAAACCTATACCTTTGTACCGATGTAATAGATCCCCTTGGGCGCATCGTGTTTTCTGGCACACTCTCTAGGGTATTTCTTTAGGAGGTTGTTCAGGATCATTTCCGCATATTGGAGAGAATAGATACTTCAAGAGCATATCCTAATCCTATAGAATAGTGAGTTACAATAAGCTCTAGTGGTGTCCAAGTCCCGCCTCTAGATTGCCAATCTCATCAAAAGGCGTAACCCAAGCATTTTGCGCGCAAGTATCATTCTACCTGGTGATCAAGTGTGAGGATGGCGCGCATGACCACAGAGGCATAGCCAGTATATCCTTGACCAACAAAGCAGACTAAAAGACGCATTCCGTCGTACCAAGCTTGCCTGGTCAGAAAGTACCGGTCAAAGtctcttttgttcttcacaACGAGCAACAGCAATGATGTGGTCAGGTTGCACTCTCGTGATACCGACGTTTCGAGAGATCGACTAGTTTCATGTGGCATGACCCTCCCAGGCCGGCATTTTTATGCATATTAGTATACATGAAAGGCCCGGGAAGAGTCTTTTAGGTCAAAGAGAGCAGGATAGCTGCCAACAAAGCACGTTACAAGGGCCAATCTACATTATCGGATTCTCCCCGCGTCCGTCCAACTGGGAAGAGGGGACAAATGAAAGCATGGGGCCTCCTGACAGGCATGCCATCCATGTCCGTGTGAGATCTGCGCCATTTTACACTGAAACATGTACCGAGTCAAGGGATGATAAAACAGGGGGTTCTCGCTTTCTTCGATTATTTTAGACAAT
Above is a genomic segment from Penicillium digitatum chromosome 3, complete sequence containing:
- a CDS encoding Alpha-1,2-mannosidase, putative, giving the protein MAFLQKNTLFSLLLLQFALSIVATQDNLRYVNPLIGSTNGGNVFAGASLPYGMAKPVADVDGQNTGGFSTDGSNVTGFSHMHDSGTGGNPSMGNFPLFPQYCKDNIVENCKFPKAARAAHYKNDSVVAQLGYFALTLENGIKAEMTAARRTALYRFTFPKGQTADGDDLNPLISVDLTDLWDSRQNASISLDADKGRIKGNGTFLPSFGAGSYKSYFCADFGDAEVDDSGIWVNDRAGSVQELFVTRGFNNFYLQAGGYMAFDRPNSGIVTVRVGVSFISSDQACKTAEVEVPEPENAFDGLRKIAETAWKEKLSPIKIRPGGASKDLIGSFWSGIYRTMLSPQDLTGENPLWKSDEPYFDSFYCLWDAFRAQHPFLTIIDPTTQSKMVRSLLDTFKHEGWLPDCRMSLCKGWTQGGSNADIVLADAYVKNLTGIDWELAYKAMVNDAENEPLEWSYEERGGLQSWKHLNYIPYLDFDYIGFGTNSRSISRTLEYSYNDYSLSIVAKGLGKKDYITYLSRSGNWQNLYKEDQISLLGNGTDTGFTGFFQPRYINGTWGYQDPIACSALASWCSLTSNPSETFESSIWEYLFFVPHDMAKLIKMVGGPRSFVSRLDYFHTSGLADMGNEPVFLTVYDYHYAGRPGLSASRVHAYIPSSFNATHNGLPGNDDSGAMGSFLAWSLMGLFPNPGQDVYLIIPPFFEAVAITHPETNQTATIRNVNFDHTYNKIYIQSATLNGKPYTKNWIGHEFFTRGMTLELTLGDKESGWGTGKEDLPPSLSDSVAAVGDHDRT
- a CDS encoding ERV/ALR sulphydryl oxidase, yielding MASRQITRRIVTSASIALCLIFFLFIRPQGPPSPAIRAPGHIDHSAPASAPGITIQDSTLKGDVIMPKLGNETVKAELGRATWKYFHTVMARFPETPTEDQKEALRSYIYLFARLYPCGECAEHFMQHLSKYPPQVSSRNAASGWACFVHNEVNTMLDKPEFDCTNLGEFYDCGCGGDEKEGEPKEVSAASRPDTGKEGTGQHDGPAVEISKEETTRG